In the Solanum stenotomum isolate F172 unplaced genomic scaffold, ASM1918654v1 scaffold11599, whole genome shotgun sequence genome, one interval contains:
- the LOC125849928 gene encoding L-type lectin-domain containing receptor kinase IV.1-like, producing SLDGIANITSNGLLSLTDSKTQDQGHAFYPNPIHFKNSPNGKAFSFSTTFVFAIRSDYRPLDGHGLVFVIAPQRGIQKALANHYLGLFNSSNNGDKSNHVVGVELDTIYSEEFGDINANHVGIDINGLRSVAVETAGYFDNTGLFHNLTLISGQPMQVWVDYDGRTKLINVTVAPLHMEKPVSPLLALKYDLSPILNQIMYVGFSSSTGSVPTHHYILGWSXATLVVVYYVRRKKYEEVLEDWEREYRPQRFNYKDLYTATKGFREKELLGAGGFGKVYKGVMPVTKLEIAVKKISHESRQGMKEFVSEIVSIGRIQHRNVVPLLGYCRRKGELLLVYEFMSNGSLDKYLYDQPRLTLDWNQRFRVIRGVASGLFFLHEECDHVVVHRDIKASNVLLDGELNGRLGDFGLARLYGHGTDPQSTRVVGTLGYLAPEHTRTGRATPSSDVFSFGAFLLEVACGRRPIEPRQAGDDLILVDWVFSCWNRGNILEAVDPNLGNDFVPGQVELVLSLGLFCSHSEPSFRPTMRQNVLFLDGVVALPELSALGVSSAGLTFDHRGGFDDFIKSYPSSSVNAHSPASSVAESLLSDPR from the coding sequence AGCTTAGATGGCATTGCTAATATTACATCCAATGGTCTTTTGTCGTTAACagattccaaaacacaagatcaaGGCCATGCTTTCTATCCAAATCCAATTCATTTCAAGAATTCACCTAATGGTAAAGCATTTTCATTCTCTACAACATTTGTGTTCGCGATAAGGTCTGATTATAGACCATTGGATGGTCATGGACTAGTTTTTGTTATCGCGCCACAGAGAGGAATTCAGAAGGCTTTGGCAAACCACTATCTTGGCCTTTTTAACTCAAGTAATAATGGGGATAAATCAAACCATGTTGTTGGAGTTGAGCTCGATACAATCTACAGCGAAGAATTTGGTGATATCAATGCCAATCATGTTGGAATTGATATAAATGGATTAAGGTCTGTAGCAGTTGAAACAGCAGGTTATTTTGATAATACTGGCTTGTTTCATAATTTGACTTTGATAAGTGGTCAGCCAATGCAAGTTTGGGTGGATTATGATGGCAGAACTAAGCTAATCAATGTGACAGTAGCTCCATTACATATGGAAAAACCAGTTAGTCCACTTTTGGCTTTGAAATATGATCTTTCGCCGATTCTTAATCAGATTATGTATGTTGGTTTTTCATCATCAACTGGTTCAGTCCCAACACATCATTATATCTTGGGATGGAGCNTAGCAACCTTAGTGGTGGTTTACTATGTAAGAAGGAAGAAGTATGAAGAAGTTCTTGAAGATTGGGAACGTGAGTATAGACCGCAAAGGTTCAATTATAAAGATTTGTACACTGCTACTAAAGGATTCAGAGAAAAGGAACTGTTGGGAGCTGGAGGATTTGGTAAAGTTTATAAAGGAGTGATGCCTGTAACCAAACTTGAGATAGCTGTAAAGAAGATATCTCATGAATCAAGACAAGGGATGAAGGAATTTGTTTCGGAGATTGTAAGTATAGGCCGTATACAACATAGGAATGTAGTACCACTTTTGGGCTATTGTAGGCGAAAAGGGGAATTACTTTTGGTTTATGAATTCATGTCTAATGGAAGTCTAGACAAGTATTTATACGACCAACCAAGACTCACCCTCGATTGGAACCAAAGATTCAGAGTTATTCGAGGTGTAGCATCAGGACTATTTTTCCTACATGAAGAATGTGACCATGTAGTGGTTCATAGGGATATTAAGGCTAGTAATGTCTTGTTGGATGGTGAACTAAATGGCAGGCTAGGAGACTTTGGACTCGCGAGGCTATATGGTCATGGGACCGATCCTCAATCAACTCGTGTCGTTGGTACTCTTGGTTATCTTGCACCAGAGCATACTAGAACTGGCAGGGCAACACCTAGTAGTGATGTATTTTCCTTTGGGGCTTTTTTACTTGAAGTTGCCTGTGGTAGGAGGCCGATAGAGCCAAGACAAGCCGGTGATGATCTGATTTTAGTCGATTGGGTGTTTTCGTGCTGGAATAGAGGTAATATTCTTGAGGCAGTTGATCCAAACTTAGGCAATGATTTTGTTCCAGGGCAAGTGGAGTTGGTCTTAAGTCTAGGCTTGTTCTGCTCTCATTCAGAGCCCTCATTTAGGCCAACAATGCGACAAAACGTGTTGTTCTTGGATGGTGTTGTGGCCTTGCCAGAGTTATCAGCCCTCGGTGTTTCATCTGCTGGTCTAACATTTGACCATCGCGGaggttttgatgattttatcAAGTCGTATCCATCTTCTTCTGTTAATGCACATTCCCCCGCTTCATCTGTAGC